TTAAGGTTAAAAATCTCAGCAAAGGCCATCGCATGAGAGTTTTCCGAGCCCATGATTCCGACTTTATACATTGCCCTTTCCCTTACAGACGAATCTTTACCTCCGTCCCTTCTTTTTCCTTCACTTCAATGAGCTGAAGGCCATGATAATGACGAAGCATCCTCCCTATGCGCATGGCATCCTTTCTTTTCAAGATTCCCTTTCGGCGCAGGATCATCAGCACAAACCGATTGGGCACATAGAGAGGCAGATTCAATCCATTCCTTTCCTTGATGTGTATTTTCATCATTCTACCACAATCTCGATCAAATCGCCATCACCAGATTGAATTTCCAGCAATTTTCCCATCGCTCCTTTTTCAACCAATAGCAGAATCTTTTCTAGATCCTTTTTCTCTAAAATTTCTTTATTTTTAACCTTGGGCATCTCCAGTCCTATTTCGAGAAACATCTGGACCAGCGGCATCGGTAAATTCAGCTTAACAATATCCTCATCCGCCGAAACAATCGACAGATGCAAAATCATATCCTCCAGCTTTTTCTTTTGCTTTTCCGGAGCCATCCACACTTGCGCCCGTTCTTCCTCATCCGGATTCAGCAAATAATCTACACTGATTCCCATTAGTTCTGCAAGAGGCCTAAGCAGCAAAATATCCGGACTGGATATATCGGTCTCCCATTTAGAAACAGCCTGCGAGGATACACCCAGCCGCTCCGCCAGCTCCTCCTGTGTCCAGTTCTTCTCTTTCCTTAGCTTTTGAATTTTCTTTCCCAGTGTCATATCAAACACCATCCTTTCTCTTTGATGGTTTTATCTTAGCCCATTTCCCGTTCTGCTTCCATCGCCCATCTTTCTATTTACACAACCAAACAGAGACTTTCCTAACAACCAACAGTTGTTTTACAGAGATAAAAAGATAGAGAACAGCCATAAAGCCGTTCTCTATCTCTTATTTTTCTTTAATGCCCGCT
This genomic interval from Lachnospiraceae bacterium contains the following:
- a CDS encoding helix-turn-helix transcriptional regulator, whose translation is MTLGKKIQKLRKEKNWTQEELAERLGVSSQAVSKWETDISSPDILLLRPLAELMGISVDYLLNPDEEERAQVWMAPEKQKKKLEDMILHLSIVSADEDIVKLNLPMPLVQMFLEIGLEMPKVKNKEILEKKDLEKILLLVEKGAMGKLLEIQSGDGDLIEIVVE